GAAGCGGATTGGAAGCAGTGGACGACCAAGGGCTATGTGATTGTGCGCCAAGCGGTGCCGGCGGCCAATGTCGAGCGGCTGGCCGATCTGCTCTGGAAATTTGACGAGAAGGACCCGGCGGACAGCTCCACTTGGTATGCGCCGCAGCGCCGCGACCACATCATGAAGGAGCTGAACGGCACCGGCATGCTGGAAATCTATAACCACCAATATCTCTGGGACAACCGGATGGAGAAGCGCGTCTATGATGCCTTCGTCGATATTTGGGACCGTGAGGATTTATGGGTGGCGATTGACCGCGCCAATCTCAACCCGCCCAAAAAGGTAAAAGGCAATGCCGATGGCTTCATCCATTGGGATGTGGACACCTCAATCACCCCGCCGCCAATTGGCGTGCAGGGCGTGCTGAGCCTGAAGAAGCAGGATGGCGATGTCGGTGGCTTCCAGAGCGTGCCTTATCTGTTTGAGCATTTCAATGAATGGGTGAAGACGCAGCCAGCCGACCGCGATCCGATGCATCCGGACATGACGGGGCTGAGCCGCGTCAATGTCGATATGGAGCCGGGCGATTTGATGATCTTCAATTCGCTGCTGGCGCATGGCGTGCGGCCGAACCATTCTGATAACAGGGTGCGCATGGCGCAATACATCTCGATGTTCCCGGCTGATCCTGAAGATGCGGAAACACGTGCTGAGCGCGTCCGCCTGTGGCGCGAACTGGATCACCCCAAGCGTGATGCCTTCCCTGGCGATCCGCGCGGCTGGGAAGCGAAGAATGCGACTACGGCCAAGCTCAATCCATTGGGTGAAAAACTGCTCGGCCTGACGGACTGGTAGGCGTTTGCAAATCGCCTTCTCTTGTCTATGTTGCTTTTCTGTAACGGGGGAAATCGAACATGGGCAAGGGCAGGCTTGAGGCCTTTTTTGATGCGGTGGTTGCTGTTGCCATCACTATCATGGTTTTGGAACTGAAGCCGCCACATGGCGCGGAACCCGCTGAGTTGCTGGGCGCGTTGCCCATTTTCCTCAGCTACATCCTGAGCTTCATCTATATCGGCATCTATTGGGTCAACCACCACCATTTCTATTACCTGGTTCACAAGATCTCTGGTGGCATGCTGTGGGCCAACCTGCATTTGCTGTTCTGGCTTTCGCTCATTCCCTTCACGACGGGCTGGATGGGAGAGAACCATTTCGCCATGTGGCCGGTTGTCGTTTACGCGTTGAACCTGCTGGCCTGCGCCATCGCCTACACGATCATGTCGTTCGTGGCTGTCGGCGTGCATGGTGCTGGTTCAGACGTGGCCAAGGCGGTGGGCCGCGACAAGAAGGGCAAGATTTCGCTGGTGATCTATCTGCTCTCGTTGCCGCTTGCCTTCATCAATCCGATGCTGTCTTGCGCCTGTTTCGTTGCCGTGGCGCTGATCTGGTTCATTCCGGATCGCCGCATTGAACGCGTGATGGGCGCGGGCGTTTAGACGCGGCCGGGATCAATCATTTCCATCGCTGATCGCTTGCGCTCGTGGTTTGAAATCCACAACGCGCAGGCAATGAGGATTGCCACGCCCACGAAGGTAAAGACATCCGGGAAGTTGCCAAAGAAATACCAGCCGGCCAGAACGGCGTTGATCATTTCGGCATAGCCAAAGGGTGCGAGCAGCGAAGCTTCGCAATATTCAAAGGCGCGGATGACCAGATAGTTTGCGAAAGTGCCGATGGCGGAAAGACTGAACATCATGAGCCATTGTTCAATTGTGGGCCATTGCCACTGCGTGAGCATGATCACACTGGCAATCACACCTCCAAGGAACGATGTGTAAAAAGTGTTGGCCAAGGCCGACGAATTGCCAGCCAGCTTGCGCGAAATAATCAGCACAAAAGCCGAAGCGCAGCCTGAGGCGAAGGCCAGCAGCGTGCCGGGATTGAATGCGACGAGGCCGGGGCGGATGATCACCAGCACACCAAGAAAGCCGATGGCCACGGCGATCCAGCGGCGCAGGTCCACCGTTTCTTTCAACAGGAAGGGCGCCAATGCCGTGAGCATGATGGGCTGGATGAAATAGATCGATAGTGTTTCGGCCACGCCCTGGAATTTCATCGCGGAGAAAAACAGGAAGGTGGTGGCGACGATGAAAATCGCACGGCCGCCATTCAGTTTAACATCGCGCAGTGCCAGCGCGCTCCGGCCTTCCAGCGCAATCAGGATCGGCATAGTCATCAAGGCGCCCAGGAAGAGACGGGCCCACACGATCTCCATGATGGGCAAGCCTTGCTCGCCCAGCTTCTTGGCCATCACATCGAGGAACGGAAAGATCAGCATCGCGGTGAGCATATGCGCGATGCCGATCAGGGATTTGTTGATGGGCTTGCTCATGGATGCGCCGCCGCTTCGCTGGCTTCAGCGGCCATTTTGCGGCGCTCGTTCTGTGAGATGTAAATGGCGCAGGCAATCAGGATGGCGACACCGAGGAAGGTGTAGCGATCCGGAAAGTCGTTGAAAAACACCCAGCCCAGAATGACCGAAGTTACCATCTCGGAATAGTTCAGGGGCGAGAGCAGGGAAGCCTCGCCGTAATCATAGGCTTTGGTGATGAAATAGTGGCCGAGGATGGCAATGCCGCCCAAAGCCAAGAGCAACAGCCATTGCTGCGGCAGTGGCGGCAGCCAGTAGGTGGGTGCCAGTGCGGTGAGAGCCACAGCCCCGATGGCGCTGGTCTGGAAGGTGGTAATGATCGGATCGGCGCGGCCCTGCAACGCGCGGGTGATCAGGATGTAGAAGGCGGATGACAGGCCGGCGAGCAAGGCCAGGAAGTGACCGGCGCTGAATTCCTGAATGCCCGGCCGGATGATGATCAACACGCCGATGAAACCGGCAAAGACCACTGCCCAGCGGGTCAGGTCCACCTTCTCCTTCAACACGAAGGGTGAGAGAGCCACGATCAATACGGGCTGCACAAAATAGATCGACAGCGTATCGGCCACCGGCAGGTAATGCAAAGACGCGAAGAAAAATGCTGTGCCCATGATCAGGCATAAAGCGCGCAAGCTGTTGAGCAGCGGGTTGACCGGATGCAGGGCCGCACGCCCCTTGCTGCGCAATGCGAAAGGCAAAGTGAGGAGGGCACCAAAGAAAAACCTGGCCCAGACCAGCTCCGGCACGGGAATGCCTTGCCGACCGAGATGTTTGGCGATGACGTCAATCATCGGCAGGATGGCCATGGCCGACAGGAGCAAGACGATGCTCAGAAGCGTCTTGTTGCGGGCAACGGGCGTAGCGGCGGCGGACATGGCCATCCGTTTACCCGTGCGCCCAAGGCCAAACCACCCCCGGCCAGAAAGAATCCGGTTCTGGCCCTACTAGGCTTTCAGGCGTTCGTTCTTCGGGTCCCAGATACTTTCGGCAATGATGCGGGCTTTGCGCTTTTCGCTGAAGATCATGACTTCGAACTCAGTCCCGATGGCGGTCAATTTCGGATCGACATAGGCGAAGGCCAGCGACTTTCCTACCGCGTGACCGAAGCCGCCTGATGTGGTGAGGCCGACGATGTTGCCTTGGTGATAGACGGGCTCGTTGCCCATGCAATCGCTGTCAGTGTTTTCGACTTCCATATAGACTAGCTGGATGCGGGGCCCACGCTGTTTGAGATTGAGCGAAGCCGCCTTGCCGGTGAAGCCTTCTTTCTCCAGGCGGATGAAGCGCGCCATCGAGGCTTCGAACATGTCGATTTCGGCGGTGAGTTCCGAGCCCCAGCCGCGATAGGATTTTTCCATGCGCAGGGAGTTCATTGCATAAGTGCCGAACAGCTGGATGCCAAGCGGCTTTCCTGCCTCCATCAGCGTGTCATAGACTTTCGGCGCATCGGCCATCGGCACATGGATTTCCCAGCCGAGCTCGCCTACATAGTTCACGCGTACGAGGCGCACGCCTTTGATGCTGGCCACTTCTCCCACTTGCGCCGTGAGCCAAGGGAAGGCGGCGTTGGAGAGATCGGTCTTGGTGCAGGCGCTCAGAACATCGCGGGCGCGCGGGCCGGCGAGGACGAGGACGGCATAATCATCCGTCACATCCGTGACGGTGACTTTCTCGCCAGCGCGCAGACGCCAGGACAATTGATCGAAATCATAGTCCTGTGCGGCGGCAGCGCTCAGCACATAGAAATGATCATCAGCCAAGCGTGTGATGGTCATTTCACTTTCGATGAAGCCGTTGTCGTTCAGCAAGTGAGACAGCGCGAGGCCGCCATTTTTGGCGGGGATCTTGTTGGCATGAATGCGGTTCAGGAAGCTGAAGGCATCTGGCCCCTTCACTTCGAATTTGGCGAAGGTGGAAAGGTCCATCAAGCCCACACGCTCGCGCACGGCCATGGCTTCGGCCTTCACGGCTTCAAAGGCGTTGTTGCGGCGGAAGGAATAGGCTTCACCCTTGCCGGATTTGTCGAACCAGCGGGCACGCTCCCAGCCGAAGATCTGGGCGAATTGCGCGCCCTCATTCTTCAG
This genomic interval from Aestuariivirga litoralis contains the following:
- a CDS encoding phytanoyl-CoA dioxygenase family protein — encoded protein: MGHALKRDAHWTSSSTVQLKDIKKKLPLRVLSEADWKQWTTKGYVIVRQAVPAANVERLADLLWKFDEKDPADSSTWYAPQRRDHIMKELNGTGMLEIYNHQYLWDNRMEKRVYDAFVDIWDREDLWVAIDRANLNPPKKVKGNADGFIHWDVDTSITPPPIGVQGVLSLKKQDGDVGGFQSVPYLFEHFNEWVKTQPADRDPMHPDMTGLSRVNVDMEPGDLMIFNSLLAHGVRPNHSDNRVRMAQYISMFPADPEDAETRAERVRLWRELDHPKRDAFPGDPRGWEAKNATTAKLNPLGEKLLGLTDW
- a CDS encoding TMEM175 family protein, which gives rise to MGKGRLEAFFDAVVAVAITIMVLELKPPHGAEPAELLGALPIFLSYILSFIYIGIYWVNHHHFYYLVHKISGGMLWANLHLLFWLSLIPFTTGWMGENHFAMWPVVVYALNLLACAIAYTIMSFVAVGVHGAGSDVAKAVGRDKKGKISLVIYLLSLPLAFINPMLSCACFVAVALIWFIPDRRIERVMGAGV
- a CDS encoding DMT family transporter; amino-acid sequence: MSKPINKSLIGIAHMLTAMLIFPFLDVMAKKLGEQGLPIMEIVWARLFLGALMTMPILIALEGRSALALRDVKLNGGRAIFIVATTFLFFSAMKFQGVAETLSIYFIQPIMLTALAPFLLKETVDLRRWIAVAIGFLGVLVIIRPGLVAFNPGTLLAFASGCASAFVLIISRKLAGNSSALANTFYTSFLGGVIASVIMLTQWQWPTIEQWLMMFSLSAIGTFANYLVIRAFEYCEASLLAPFGYAEMINAVLAGWYFFGNFPDVFTFVGVAILIACALWISNHERKRSAMEMIDPGRV
- a CDS encoding DMT family transporter translates to MAMSAAATPVARNKTLLSIVLLLSAMAILPMIDVIAKHLGRQGIPVPELVWARFFFGALLTLPFALRSKGRAALHPVNPLLNSLRALCLIMGTAFFFASLHYLPVADTLSIYFVQPVLIVALSPFVLKEKVDLTRWAVVFAGFIGVLIIIRPGIQEFSAGHFLALLAGLSSAFYILITRALQGRADPIITTFQTSAIGAVALTALAPTYWLPPLPQQWLLLLALGGIAILGHYFITKAYDYGEASLLSPLNYSEMVTSVILGWVFFNDFPDRYTFLGVAILIACAIYISQNERRKMAAEASEAAAHP